Proteins encoded by one window of Labrus bergylta chromosome 2, fLabBer1.1, whole genome shotgun sequence:
- the entr1 gene encoding endosome-associated-trafficking regulator 1 isoform X2, whose amino-acid sequence MSKQKGSAKTLIITDDEEVDAEELNPFSFKEFLRWKNQDPDEEPDQNQDQHQYVDNKLTQSKSSGYQRLFDVGNVTFDPEIRSCFFSEPSLAQQSNQGEEEEEEWGRSFLSGVDSTSSLCTEGEEEEEEDGEEEETRFSSKLEVQQKGGVENYEGDDETSIAEPVTSCRRKSGRISQIQQLKDENMSLRRTIRELQKKSDDNDRRVLDLSEELLQRRRQEEREAQDLESMVHSVEQNLHLMTKRAVKAESSVSKLKVELQQLQVEVESLRLENDSLKAAESEVVMTMRHNAQMASKYLNKSASLAHSSIRQLLGEAETLHLVSQLLQSIDKISNIQSDS is encoded by the exons ATGAGGAGGTCGATGCTGAGGAGCTGAATCCGTTCTCCTTCAAAGAGTTTTTACGCTGGAAGAACCAGGATCCAGATGAGGAGccagaccaaaaccaagaccaacACCAATATGTAGACAATAAGCTGACACAGAGCAAG TCAAGTGGTTATCAGAGGTTGTTCGATGTCGGTAACGTGACTTTTGACCCTGAGATCAGGAGCTGTTTCTTCTCCGAGCCCTCTCTGGCACAACAG TCTAaccagggagaggaggaggaggaggaatgggGGCGGAGCTTTCTGTCAGGTGTAGACAGCACCTCCTCCCTTTgcacagagggggaggaggaggaggaggaggatggggaggaagaggagaccaG GTTCTCATCAAAACTTGAAGTCCAGCAGAAAGGAGGAGTAGAGAACTATGAAGGAGACGATGAGACCTCTATTGCTGAACCGGTCACCTCCTGCAGACGGAAGAGCGGGAGGATCAGTCAAATACAACAG TTGAAGGATGAGAACATGTCCTTAAGGAGAACCATCAGGGAACTTCAAAAGAAATCAGATGATAATGACCGCAG AGTGTTGGACCTGTCTGAGGAGCTGCTCCAGAGGAGGCgtcaggaggagagggaggctcAGGATCTGGAGAGCATGGTTCACTCTGTGGAGCAGAACCTCCACCTGATGACG AAGCGAGCAGTGAAAGCAGAGAGCAGTGTTTCCAAACTGAaggtggagctgcagcagctgcag gtggagGTTGAATCTTTGCGGTTGGAGAATGACAGTCTGAAGGCAGCAGAGTCGGAAGTTGTCATGACGATGAGACACAATGCTCAGATGGCGTCTAAGTACCTTAACAAATCGGCGAGCCTTGCCCACTCATCCATCCG GCAGCTGTTGGGGGAAGCGGAGACACTCCATTTGGTCTCTCAGCTGCTTCAGTCCATCGACAAGATTTCCAACATTCAGTCAGATTCCTGA
- the entr1 gene encoding endosome-associated-trafficking regulator 1 isoform X1 — MSKQKGSAKTLIITDDEEVDAEELNPFSFKEFLRWKNQDPDEEPDQNQDQHQYVDNKLTQSKSSGYQRLFDVGNVTFDPEIRSCFFSEPSLAQQSEIHVSQSNQGEEEEEEWGRSFLSGVDSTSSLCTEGEEEEEEDGEEEETRFSSKLEVQQKGGVENYEGDDETSIAEPVTSCRRKSGRISQIQQLKDENMSLRRTIRELQKKSDDNDRRVLDLSEELLQRRRQEEREAQDLESMVHSVEQNLHLMTKRAVKAESSVSKLKVELQQLQVEVESLRLENDSLKAAESEVVMTMRHNAQMASKYLNKSASLAHSSIRQLLGEAETLHLVSQLLQSIDKISNIQSDS, encoded by the exons ATGAGGAGGTCGATGCTGAGGAGCTGAATCCGTTCTCCTTCAAAGAGTTTTTACGCTGGAAGAACCAGGATCCAGATGAGGAGccagaccaaaaccaagaccaacACCAATATGTAGACAATAAGCTGACACAGAGCAAG TCAAGTGGTTATCAGAGGTTGTTCGATGTCGGTAACGTGACTTTTGACCCTGAGATCAGGAGCTGTTTCTTCTCCGAGCCCTCTCTGGCACAACAG TCAGAGATACATGTATCTCAGTCTAaccagggagaggaggaggaggaggaatgggGGCGGAGCTTTCTGTCAGGTGTAGACAGCACCTCCTCCCTTTgcacagagggggaggaggaggaggaggaggatggggaggaagaggagaccaG GTTCTCATCAAAACTTGAAGTCCAGCAGAAAGGAGGAGTAGAGAACTATGAAGGAGACGATGAGACCTCTATTGCTGAACCGGTCACCTCCTGCAGACGGAAGAGCGGGAGGATCAGTCAAATACAACAG TTGAAGGATGAGAACATGTCCTTAAGGAGAACCATCAGGGAACTTCAAAAGAAATCAGATGATAATGACCGCAG AGTGTTGGACCTGTCTGAGGAGCTGCTCCAGAGGAGGCgtcaggaggagagggaggctcAGGATCTGGAGAGCATGGTTCACTCTGTGGAGCAGAACCTCCACCTGATGACG AAGCGAGCAGTGAAAGCAGAGAGCAGTGTTTCCAAACTGAaggtggagctgcagcagctgcag gtggagGTTGAATCTTTGCGGTTGGAGAATGACAGTCTGAAGGCAGCAGAGTCGGAAGTTGTCATGACGATGAGACACAATGCTCAGATGGCGTCTAAGTACCTTAACAAATCGGCGAGCCTTGCCCACTCATCCATCCG GCAGCTGTTGGGGGAAGCGGAGACACTCCATTTGGTCTCTCAGCTGCTTCAGTCCATCGACAAGATTTCCAACATTCAGTCAGATTCCTGA